One genomic segment of Pleurodeles waltl isolate 20211129_DDA chromosome 11, aPleWal1.hap1.20221129, whole genome shotgun sequence includes these proteins:
- the TCIM gene encoding transcriptional and immune response regulator: protein MKVQSRRRLFAMSTSLRVSPSIHGYHFDTAARKKAVANIFDRIDEESLQRLFKKSGDKKAEERAKIIFDIEQDVDEKARALMALKQRTRDKLVQFLKMAKHSLKLI from the coding sequence ATGAAAGTACAGAGCCGCCGACGTCTCTTCGCCATGTCCACTTCTCTGAGAGTTAGTCCTTCTATTCACGGCTACCACTTCGACACGGCTGCGCGCAAGAAAGCCGTGGCCAACATCTTCGATCGCATCGACGAGGAGTCTCTTCAGCGGCTCTTCAAAAAGTCTGGTGACAAGAAAGCCGAGGAGCGCGCTAAGATCATCTTCGACATCGAGCAGGATGTGGACGAGAAGGCGAGGGCGCTGATGGCGCTGAAGCAGCGCACCAGAGACAAACTGGTCCAGTTCTTGAAAATGGCCAAGCATTCCCTGAAACTCATCTGA